The Deinococcus sp. YIM 134068 sequence CGGGCTGCCGCCGCCCGTGGAGCGGTATTTTCGCGTGACCTACGGCGAGCGGGTTCCCGTCGTCCACTCCGCCGTGATCAGCGGGCGGGCGTGGCTGCGGCCCGTGCCGGGTGGGCCGACCCTGCCGGGCCGTTTCCGCTTCATCCACGAGGCCGGGCGCAACTACCGCCACTACATCGAGGTGACGCTGTTCGGCTGGCCGGTGATGCGGGTCCACGAGGTCTATCTGGACGGGCACAGCCGCATGGAAACGCCCCTGGGGTCAAATGTGGACGCCCCGAAGGTCGAACAGGCCGCCAACCTCGCGCTGTGGGCCGAGGCGATCTGGATGCCCGCCGTCTTCCTCACGGATGCCCGCGTGCGCTGGGAGGCCGTCACCGACGACACGGCCCGGCTCGTCGTGCCCTTCGGCGGGGACGAGGAGCGATTCACGGTGCGTTTCGATCCCCAGAGTGGCCGCCCGCAAACGCTGGAGGCGTTGCGTTACAAGGCGGCGGACAGCCCCACCAAGACGCGCTGGTTGAACGACGTGCTGGCCTGGGGCGACTTCGGCGGCACGACCCTGCCCCGCGTGGCGTCCGTCACCTGGGCCGACGAC is a genomic window containing:
- a CDS encoding DUF6544 family protein, whose protein sequence is MRLHRGLLTFAGVFMGVAALLAVGLRVRPAPFPAVTGNTVPPRTVPLPAGLPPPVERYFRVTYGERVPVVHSAVISGRAWLRPVPGGPTLPGRFRFIHEAGRNYRHYIEVTLFGWPVMRVHEVYLDGHSRMETPLGSNVDAPKVEQAANLALWAEAIWMPAVFLTDARVRWEAVTDDTARLVVPFGGDEERFTVRFDPQSGRPQTLEALRYKAADSPTKTRWLNDVLAWGDFGGTTLPRVASVTWADDGRPWATFTVEDVVNNVDVRSSLRGRGP